The genomic stretch GAGAGATTTCCTGTAGGCGATCCTATCAACAGGACACACAATTACCTCGTGAGCCCTTGTAACCTTCACACCACGGAAAGCAGGTCCAGCTTCTCCTCATAGCTAAATTGATCATGGTGACCTGAGTAGTGCATTCATGTGTGTTATCATGGTGGTCTGGTACAGTGAATGTGTAATCACGGTGACCTATACAGTGAATGTGAGGGTTCTGGTAAAAGAATTCACGTGATGTAGGGTAGGGGTACCAGGATCCAACCCAGTTATGAGAAGGTTAGGTGATACAGGTATATCCTGCTTTACGAAGTTCTGAGAATCTGTTTGTAAACCAAAAATTTGTAAAGCAAAGACCCATTAACTACTGTTGAAGGCAATTTTCATAAGAGCGAAAACCCATTATAATTTGTATGTAAAAGCGAACACTGCTTTCttcgtaaaagtgaattttcataATTTTAGTATTTGTAAAGCAGTGTATACCTGTATTTGCAAGTGGTTCCCCTCACCAGTTCTCGTGGATAGAAGTACCATTGAAATATCAACactttttatccaacagctatcaggctcttgaacctccctataCTATTCTAACCTTGACCATAAACTACTGCACCTGTGCTACTGATAAGTCACCTTTTTTGCCCTACCTTCAACTatctatcattttatatttatgttCTATTTTTCAGTCTTGACTTATTGTGGCCATTTCATTTATGTTAAACTGCAAGTGCTGGATGAATGGGAACTGTTGGAAACATATCTGTGGAGAGAtagacagttaatgtttcaggtcacgtTCAAGTTCAGTGCTTCAGCTGACAAAGAATCTTTGATGTGAATGTTGGTTTTATTTCTCTCACAGATGCTGACCATTTCTAACAAGATTCTTTTTCCCCTGATGTGTTCTGTGACCTGAATACTGGGATTTGATCTCGTTTCTGGATCAATGTGCCCAGATAAGCACCAATCCAGTAACAAATCATGTTCTACACAACCCTGTAACCTACCAATGCTGGAAACATGAAGCACATTTGAGGAcaaagaaacagagttaatgtttcagaatgAAGGCACTTTATCAGAACCAGGAGGAACCTGGCAGGTCGAgctgcatcagtgagagaaaaggaaCGATTGATGGTTTGGCTGGTACTCATCATCATCAGACCCAAAATGCTAGCCAATCTTtttctcctttggatgctgctcgacccattgagttcctccatcagtgttgctccagattccagcgtctgctgTCTCCTGGGTGTCTAGATAGAAAACAAGTTAGTTCTGAGTTGAGGGTAAGGAAGcatggatgacacaaaggttatcTATGATAGGCTGAGATCGTTAGTTTGTCTCGTATATTGATGATGTGAACGTTTTCCCACGCTCACCTCACGGGGAATGTCGTCCAGGTCTCACAGCATACAGGAGTGGAGTGCTATGCTTTTTGCAGACTTGTCAATGGAGCTATATCTCTGCCTGGTCACTGGTTCTTTTGCTGTTAGCCCCGCAATGAATGCTAACTGTAATTTTGCTCTCACTTTCAGCTGGCAAAAGCCTGTGCTCTGGAGTCTGCTCTGACTTGAGACCATGTAACACCCATCCCTATGACCAAGCTTTTGATCATCAGCCCTGATATTTCCTTGTAGATCCATGCCCAAATGTATTTGTAATATTCTTGTAAAGCACCTGGCAAACATGTAACATGCAGTTGGATAGCCCAAATTGTCACATTCCCTCTAATCTTGCCTTTCCATGGACCTTttgaaatgtcttttaaatgttccaattGCCCCCATCTTTGCCAttgccacttcctctggcagcttgtcccatatacccaccaccctctgagtgaaggatCCCCTCATGTCCCTTTAAATCCTTCTCTTCTCACCTTAAAaccaatgccctctagttttacacCCCTACCCTTGGAAAAGGTTGTGACCAATCAATGTTTTTGGGATTTCATAAACTTCCATATGAAGGGTTCAACATAAATGCAAATTGCTGGCACCTGTCAATCACGATACATGTACTGAACCTGATTAACCCGTTTGGGATGTTCAATCTCCAGACTCTGGGTGACAGATCACTATCAGCCTTTGCGGATATTCTCTGGTCATCTCTCTGATGTTACCTGCACGAGGTTTCACCCCAACTCCAATTATGTGGTCACTGGATCAGCAGACAGGACCATCCGGCTATGGGATGTTCTGAATGGTAACTGCGTCCGAATCCTGACTGGACACAAGGTAGGCAGCACAGTGTGGGTGGTTGGTGGGGCTCCTGGCTGTGACTAGCATCATTAATGACCTCTCGTCCTTCCTCCTAGGGGCCCATCCATTCGCTGGTGTTTTCTCCAAATGGCAGATACCTGGCATCGGGTGCCACAGATGGACGGGTGCTGCTGTGGGACATCGGGCATGGGCTGTTGGTGGGCGAGCTGAAGGGTCACACTGACACCATCTATGCACTGCGGTTCAGCCGAGACGGCGAGATTTTGGCCTCAGGTTAGATTCTCCATTTTATTGCCATTTCTACTGGCCCACTTTTCTTTATTGTCGCAAGATGGGTGGTACTGGGCATCTTCTTGATGCCATCTTCACCGTGACCCAGTAACAGGCAGATTCAGTGCCTTTTCTATTTGAGCTTGTTCAAATTCAATTTCTGGAGCTGCTGAGTGAGTTTTGAACTACCCTTTAAGTGGTTTCTCAGTGAATTAGTCCCAGTGTGTTAAAGGATCTGGGGGTCCCAGCCCTGGTCTGCGAGAGGGATTGGGGATCCCCTTGGCCCCAGTGTgcgagttggggtggggggggaggagggtggtccCCTCAGTACAGTATGCAAGGATGTGAGGGAATTAGCACCATGACAGAGGGCCAAGTATTGGAATTTCCTAACAATTGGACAGTGGATTACCAAAACTTCATGGTGTGGTTGTCATGTTGCTGTTTGTTGGTTAGAATGTGGGCAAATTGTCTCCCATGTTTCTGAAAACAGCTAAAAATATTTTGTTGCATGAGAAAGCTTTGCAAAATCTGTGGAAGATGCTGCATTAATCCAGTAAAGTTACAAGGGAGTGCAATGAATGTGAAATCTCCAAAAAGTAACACAACCCTTTTAGCATTATTCTCCCCAGCTGATGTTGTTGGGAGACATTGGGACACTATAGTATCCCTGGACTTACCCCAGTGTCTGCTGGTGAAATTTGGGCTTCCAGGTGGTGGCAAATGTATCTTCTGACTTACCCCTGGTTGTTTCAGGGTCCATGGATCACACAGTGAAGATGTGGGATACAGTGAAGGCCTTTGAGGACCTTGAGACGGATGATTTCAGCACTGCTACTGGGCACATAAACTTGTCTGACAACTCACAGGAGCTGCTTCTGGGCTCCTACATGAGCAAGTCCACGCCAGTAATCGGCCTCCACTTCACCCGCCGTAACCTACTGCTGGCTGCAGGGGCATACAACCCACAGTGATggaccctccctccttcctccatcAAGGGTGGAGGATTAACATTCCCAATCCTCGCGTCACTCTGGAGTGAACAAAGGATGCAGATATTTTCACGGTATCCGTGGCATTCTCCAATTTAGCCCACCTCCTACCCCTGTCAGCTAGACTGAGGTGGTGCAGCCTCTGCAATGTTTGCGACATATTGCCGCACCAGGCCATTTGCTGTAATGTGAATCAACAGGTTTGTTCTTCATGGTGCATTTTTTAAGTTTTAATGACATTTACAATAAAACACGTCAGTTGAGGTGTCCTGAGCATGTTTCTGCTGACTGGGGAGTAGTTTTTCCATTCTCTGTTATGGACAGACTCCTTTTCTGTGCAAATATTCCTTCATCAGGACACTTCTATGGTATAAAAACAGCCATATCCCATTTCCTGAAACAAGGCAGCACCCAATGGGACCAATCCCAATTGTGGTCTGGGTGTGTAGCAGAAGCGTTCAACGGGAGGCCGCCCCACCTTCTGTGAGACTAATTCACGCAACCCAAGTGAGTGAGAAAGTGTGACTTAAACCCTCAGTGGCTGGAGCTGAatacactgctggaggaactcagccggtctggtTGCAGTGGGAGgaaaaatggtcaatgtttcaatgCAAAACCCTTTATGGAGATAAGaccataggctattcagcccatcaaatgccttgctattcTATCCATTTTCCtaatcagccccactccccagtctTCTCCCTagaacatttgatgccctggttaatcaagaacctaccttaaacacacccaatgatcTAGCCTCTATaacctcctgtggcaacaaattccagatttgcCACCATCTGCCTAAAGCaatttttctgcatctgttttaagtggatgcccttcaatcctgcagTGTGTCCTcctgtccaagactctcccactacaGGAACCAACATTTCTTGGTTATATGCAAGAAAGACCTGGATAATCCATGTcgctttcacactgggctaatcggCACACAGGTGTCAGAAGAcccggggggggtggggaaagaaaaaaaaccctaggTAGGGTGTATCAGACACCTGCGTGTTAATTTGTGAGGGTTCTCACTTGCCCTTTAATCAGTATATTGGCTGTTAATTACTAGGttaaggtgccagtgtgaaaggggctaatgtctGCAgaagttgtgattgtagtaaaaacaaatgctggaggagctcaaccagtctcacagcatccatacaaggtaaaaggcagtcaatgtgggCCTGATGCACAGGgccaaaacatcaactgccttttacctcttatggacacagatctgctgttcctccagcatttgtttttaatacaatcacagcatctgcagtctaatGTTTCACTGATTATAAAGATAAACCAGCTAGAACTgaagtgggggggcgggggggaaagagagagaaaaagaagaatcCAATGAGGACATGGGGATGGAGAAAATGAGAAGAGCAGAAAGGACAAGAGGAGGGACTGGCTACCTGAAATTATAACATTTTGTTCCCACTGGGTGTAGAATGCCCAGCTGGAACACATGTTCCACAAGTTTACATTGGacctctggcagtggagaaggcccagCACAGGATGGCACTGAGTATGTTGTCTTCCTTAACCATGGAAGAGAGTTCAAGagcagtgaggtaatgttgcaattaTATAAGAcctacttggaatattgttttcagttttggacacttcactacaggaaggattgtagaaaatttacaagaatgctCCTTGGATTTGAGAGCATGCCTTTGGAGgccaggttgagtgaacttggtcttttcagGACAGAGGATGAGGGGTTACCTGATAAAGGTGTATATAATGGTGAAGCATTGGTCTTGTGGTTGGCCAGAGGCTTCTTCCATTGAAGCTGAAATAGCTAACACGAGAGATCTAGAGAGCAAATATGGCAGGGGTGGGTAAAAATGTTAAGCAGCAAGTTCTTCACTcattggtgggtgcatggaatcaAGGTGGAATGCAAGTCtgggggcagtttgaaacccACTACTCTAAATCCATCCAACTGTTCTTAAATATTTCATAGTACCTGGCTCAATCTCCTCtgccagcccattccacacaccctccacaatctgttcctgttaaatctctcccctccttcacctTAAACTGAGGTCTTTTGGTTACCAATTCTTGCTACTCTGGGCAAGActattcacctgatctattcctctcatgattttgttcacttctatgagatcaccccctcatcctcctgcactccaaggaataaagccccagcctgctcaacctctcccagtAGCTCAGGCCCCAcgtaccttgacaaaggactctggccaaaacattggttatacatcttctGAAATCTCTATATCCACTCGAGCTTGACGTTGTTCCTGTAGCatgatgaccaaaactgaataCATTACTCCAAATAGGACCTCACCAGGGTCGTATACATGTCCCCTCTCATCTTCTCTattctgattgatgaaggccaatgtgccaaaagccctTTTGATCACCCTCTTTACATTCAAGGTACTATGTACTTGTACTTCtcaatccctctgctccacaatacTTTCCAGATCCCTATCATTCAATGTGTAGGTCCTACCCATATTAggcttcccaaaatgcaacactctacatttctctatttaattccattgaccatttctctgcccaaccaatcaagatcctgctgcattTTTGGCAACAATCTACAATACCATACACTTTGGTGTCTTCCACAAACTTATTACATATGTATCAtggatctagatcagtggttctcaacctttttcttttcactcacataccactttaagtaatccctatgccatcagtgctctgtgattagtaaaggattgcttaaggtggtgtatgagtgggaaggttgagaatcactgctctggactcgatagttactgaaatatgttattgagaaaaattgtcattggctcatttccttcggaattctgaaactgtgcacataacgagtcaattaggttcgattaaaacagtgttttcaacctttctttccacccacgtaccaccttgtaatcccttactaatcacagagcaccgatggcataggaaatacttagtggttatgtgagtggaaagaaaaaggttaagaaccactgatctaaatgataaacagcaatgggcccagcacaGAACTCTGGCACTCCAATAGACAGAGGCCTCCTGTCCaaaaaacaaccttccaccatcaccctctgctttctaccatgaagccaattttctaccactatcaGCCCTTATCCATCGAAGTGCATATATACTTTTCCCTTCAAAATGCTCTAGTAACTTACCAACCACAAATTTTAGTCTCATTGCAGGcttttcccttcttgaatagaggcACATTTCCCACCCTCCACTATTCTGGCACCTCACTTGTACTTGAAATTAATCTCAACCAGGGCACCTACATTTTCCCCATAGTACTTGGATATACCTGGTCAGCCCTGGAGATTTGTCTACCTTGTACATAACAGGACCTTTCACATTTCCTGAACTGTCACCATGACAGTTTTCAAGACATTACCATTGACCAAGTTCTTGTGTTTTTCTCCACAGTGAGCACAGAGGAGAAGTACTCATTAACGACCTTGCCCATCTCCTGTCGCTCCAGAGTTAACACATTGATTCCTTAAGGGTCCCTTTTTTCTCTCATTaccctttttcccctcaagtACACAAATTCTTTTGGAATTCCACTCACAAACACCAATGAAGAAGATTTCCAGGAGTTTTACTGACTAAGGCAGATAATTTATATTACACCACAAAAGTGACACGATTGCAGAGGTTCAAAATATTTCCATGTTTGACAAAATCGCCACAAGCTGGTTCTTAATTTCATACTTGCATCATCACTGTGGAGAACCTGAaatatagaatttttaaaaagttaaaacatTTACTCCCAGAATAAAAAATATCATATGCTGAAGGACATGCTCTTAAGGAGGGGGGGTTGTTTAAAGAagatgtgattttttaaaaatagagaggtgggtgcttggaacaggctgccagtcgtggtagaagcagatacaatagtgttTAGGAGGCTTATAGATAGAcacgtgaatgtgcagggaaTGGAAGGATACGGATCACAGGCAAGCAACAGACTTTTTGCCAAATTGGATACCATGCTCAGCacatgtgggcagaagggcctattCTGTACTGTTCTGTGATTTATGTTCTCAGAACTTCATAATACAAGGACAGCACTCAGTCAGATTTTAAAAGCCCAAACTTTCCCCAAGTAACAGCAATGTCCTATCAACAAGAACTGCATACACACACTTTCTAGTATCCAGAGCAGGGCTGCATGCACAGTAAAGCTCCAGTCACACACTTAGCATAggctagaacagccattctcaacccttttttaggactctgctcaaagtttatgggcctcattcactgtgaaacagtcaagtttagttggattcttccatacttctctcctaccaactataggaaaaaaagcattttatgatttcagtctgtggctccCCCCTCCCTGTAATGGACCCCATAGAGAATGGCTGGATTAGATTATACACAGCTTGCTCACATACTTTTAGGGCAGAGATAGCATGAACATATTTCAAGTTAGGTACACAGAAAACTACATTGCCCACAAGGTTAGAATTAACTGTAGATAAGATTCCTCACCATACATCATTTCTGCTCTGTGATTGCCAGTGGTGCCTTCTTCTTTGATCTCAGTTTGAAGAATAATATAAGTGATGCGATCCCTGCATATGTAGCCAGCACATACTGTGAAGGGAAAATTAGACAGGGACGGGTTAGCGAGCGTCTATTAAATGAGAACAGCAATCTGTTCCTTAGTGACATGTCTCAGAACTCAGCTGAAGAAGGGTGGAGAGGGCCCtggccttctccaccattcactAAGAATGCGAATCCTGAGCTTTGTCTATTTTCCTGCTCATTCGCCTTATCCAGATTCCCCGTCTAAAGTCCAATAAACCTTGCTTTGAATATACTCAGTGCTGAAGTGCCAATGACAATCTGTCCCAAGTAAAGTCCTCAGAACTAAAAGATTCCACTTTTCCAGGACTATGCTTACTAACTATAGCcatttcctccagcattgtctGATTTTATGTTCTAATTAATCTTCAAAACTGTCACAGAACCTGTGGCCCTCTAGGTGACTAAACCTTAGGCATGTAGCTAAAACAGTGTCTGTTaccccagctgcaatctcatttATTTTACCCTATGAAGaccaatatttattgaaaattgcaACATTTCAATAAATGTCTGCTTTTCCTTTGAAGATTATGCACTCTTCCCACACGAGGCTCTGCAGACTTAAATGTCTATGCCACCTATGGCAGGCGCTCTGCACTGTGAATATCATTTTCAATTGACCAGGTTTCAAAAGGACTCCATTGTAATGTTTTGAAACTATGAACGGATTATGGAAGTGGTGATTTTACTTTCTTCAAGTGAGATCAAATTAGAGTCAAAGCCTGCTGTTACTGGGGTtgactgcaatacacaaaagtgctggagaaagtcagcaggtcacccagcattcAAGGGAAGTAAAAGGCACCTGATGCTTTCGTCGggaatgttgggggtgggggactgGTAGATACCTGAATATAAACACTGGCCACctcttactttctatggatgctcagtaagctactgagtttctccaacactcttGTGCACTGCATAGGTAAAAATAAATCTGCAGGtgttggaaaactggagcaacagaaTCAGAGGCTGATTGTGGTTCCAACAATCAGTTCCAGTTGTGGAAGACATGGTTTACACAGATCCTCTAGTCTACCGATGTGCTGGGTCAAAGCATTATCAGCAGTTTGAAATTAAATATTGTCTTCCACTATTGCGCTCTCCCTTTTATTCCAATGGCTCGGTCCTCAGAATGTCCCAATATTTCCCAGTTTTCTTGTGGGAAACCAACAATCCAGGGATTGTTGTGCAGACTGATGTACTCACTGAGCAACAGCATCAAGCCAACTATTCAACAAGACACCAATTGCCAGGAGTGTGACCATCAACCTCACCTTGTGCAGCTCCATGCTTGTCATTCAAATATCATTCATTTTCTTCCAAATTTCAGATGTGATGATGCAAATAAACCATTAAGGTGAGAGGAGTAGGATTTAAAGGGGCTTGAGAGGTATCGTTTTCCACACAGCTGGtgttgggtatatggaacaagctgtcagaggaaatgGTAGGGACAGGGACAATTATGGCATTTcagacaggaaaggtttagaggtatatgggccaaatgcaccTTTGAACAGGTTGGGCCatggggcctgtttccatgctgttcaaCTCAGGAACAGATAGTATTCATTCACAACTCAATCACAGAATCTTTAGTTCAGGCTGGCTCATTAACATCTCCTCACTAGTCACAAAAGCGGTGCACTTCTGAgatgactgaagcaggcaaggctaccggccaccattatgtcagccttccTTAGGAGCTCTATGGTGATgtggtggctgcagagaaatggaccagAGATCATTCCACAGGATGATAAGACTGGCAGAGATGATCACCCAAGTCTCCCTCCCGCCATTgacaggatcattgtctgaagagggcacgcaaaatcgctgaggacctcttccaccccacGTACataatctttcagctgctcccgtcgaggAAGAGATAGGGGAGCCAGCACCACGAGAcagaggaatagcttcttcccttgggcagtgagaatactgaacgaccaaaggaactgttcacactaatcatccaagactcacaatatttataaatagtttcatgaatatgaatgtattgtttatctgtatgtgtgttatgcaccaaggactggagaacacagtttcatcaggttgtacttgtacaattagctgacaataaactggacttaTAAATCAATCTAGTCAACCAGAATCCCAGCTGCATTctttattccacactgttccctcaTATCTATCCAATTTTCTTTAGAAGATTTAATATCAATCAGTAAAGAACGTACTGATCAAGACTACTCATATTTTGCCCTTACTATACTTTGAACCATCAGCTATAGTAAATGGTCTCTTTCCACCTTCCCGTTCAGAATCGACAGGGTTTGGTGCACCTCCCTGTCAGCTTTCACGCATTCATGCAGATTTTCACATCCAGTGAACAACAGGTATCCGTGCAGTTCCACAAGCCCCAAGAACATGGCCAATCCACATTACCTAAGTCTGCAGATCCCTCATCTCTAGTGAACAAGATTCTTCAATATTAACAATTCATTCAGCACCTCCTGCTTGCCATGGATCCCTCTCCCTGTACTTACATTCCTCCTGCCCGTCAAGGTGTAGGCATTGAAATACTTGTGGAATCCAGAGAACTGGTGCTGGCTGGGAGCATCATGACCTGCCATTCTCACACGGGCTGCAAGGATACAAAAGTGTGAGTTACAAGTAGCTCAACAAACACCTCATCATTACCCAGCGCAGTTCTGGTTGGCCAGGTATAGCAAgaacatcaataa from Narcine bancroftii isolate sNarBan1 chromosome 10, sNarBan1.hap1, whole genome shotgun sequence encodes the following:
- the atp5md gene encoding ATP synthase membrane subunit K, mitochondrial, giving the protein MAGHDAPSQHQFSGFHKYFNAYTLTGRRNYVLATYAGIASLILFFKLRSKKKAPLAITEQK